CGATGTGGTACTTGCAGTTCCATGTGGTATGAGCTGTCGATTTATTTCTATCATTCATTTTAAATCCTTTGAAATTATTGTTATGCAGTTGGCAGGCCGCATTTCAATTATAATCAAAGGATTTCTTTTTTCAGCACCGCCAGAAGGCTTCTTTAGAACCACCAGCCTAGCTGGTGGTTTTCGTTCTTACAAAAATAAGGCGACCTTTCGGTCGCCTTTGCTTTTTACAATTCCGTAGCGAATTCGCTCATGGGCTTGCGCACGGGGTGGCGCGGCGAGGGGCCGCCTTCGGCAGGATCAGCGTAGCCAACATCCAAGAAACAAGCCAATTTGAGGTTTTCCGGGAAGTCGAAAGCCTTTTCGATTTCAGAGGCGTTGAAGCCGCGGGGCCACAGGGTAGCAAGGCCAAGATCAGTTGCCTGCATCATCATCGAGGTCGTCACGATGCTCGAATCCATGTCACCACTCACAAAGTCGTCGTGGTAAGTCACGGGAGAATAGCACTTGTCCTTGTCGTAGCAGACCATGAGCACCACAGGGGCGTTGTAGGCCATGCGGGTAATGCCGCGGAGCTTGGCTAGGGCTGCCTCGGACTTGAGTACCTTCACGGTCACCGGCTGGCCATTCACG
This is a stretch of genomic DNA from Fibrobacter sp. UWT2. It encodes these proteins:
- a CDS encoding nitroreductase family protein, with protein sequence MDFITLAKERYSCRKFSDKAVEPEKLALVLEAGRLSPTAVNGQPVTVKVLKSEAALAKLRGITRMAYNAPVVLMVCYDKDKCYSPVTYHDDFVSGDMDSSIVTTSMMMQATDLGLATLWPRGFNASEIEKAFDFPENLKLACFLDVGYADPAEGGPSPRHPVRKPMSEFATEL